One window from the genome of Coturnix japonica isolate 7356 chromosome 21, Coturnix japonica 2.1, whole genome shotgun sequence encodes:
- the HP1BP3 gene encoding heterochromatin protein 1-binding protein 3 isoform X3 — MATGLSEAEPVHHKALPLLTGTQLIHTDKLSEKAEDDTMPIRRSVNSSSRETPPKSKSAEGGEEVKADAEATSEESASAGEEQENETLPAAAPSEAEQPKEPENEEKGETKSSEETKKDEKDQSKEKEKKVKKTIPAWATLSASQLARAQKQTQMAATSRPKMDAILTEAIKACFQKSGASVVAIRKYIIHKYPSLELERRGYLLKQALKRELERGIIRQVKGKGASGSFVVVSNAGKTVQKARDRKKSTSVSTPEQQVKLEDILPLAFTRLCEPKEASYSLIKKYVSQYYPKLKVDIRPQLLKNALQRAVEKGQLEQITGKGASGTFQERRPIWCRGACPDLVWENVVLMLFSSSLENS, encoded by the exons atggCGACTGGTCTGTCTGAAGCTGAACCCGTGCATCATAAGGCGCTTCCACTCTTAACGGGAACTCAGCTGATCCACACGGACAAGTTAAGTGAG AAAGCTGAAGACGACACGATGCCGATCCGCCGCTCTGTTAATTCTTCTTCTCGAGAAACTCCTCCCAAAAGCAAATCTGCTGAAGGTGGCGAAGAGGTGAAAGCAG ATGCAGAAGCCACTTCTGAGGAATCTGCCTCTGCTGGAGAAGAACAAGAGAATGAaaccctgcctgctgctgcgCCCAGTGAAGCAGAACAGCCAAAGGAACCtgagaatgaagagaaaggggaaacCAAGTCCTCAGAAGAAACCAAAAAGGA TGAGAAGGATCAGTctaaggaaaaggagaagaaggtgAAAAAGACCATTCCTGCGTGGGCTACTCTTTCTGCTAGCCAGCTGGCTAGggcacagaaacaaactcaGATGGCTGCCACTTCACGCCCAAAGATGGATGCTATCTTAACTGAGGCCATCAAG GCATGCTTTCAAAAGAGTGGTGCGTCAGTTGTTGCAATACGTAAATACATCATCCACAAATACCCTTCCCTGGAACTGGAGAGAAGAGGCTATCTTCTAAAGCAAGCCTTGAAAAGGGAGCTAGAGAGAGGGATCATCAGGCAG GTGAAAGGGAAGGGAGCTTCTGGAAGCTTTGTGGTGGTGTCCAATGCAGGAAAAACTGTTCAAAAAGCCAGAGACAGAAAG aaaagcacttCCGTTTCGACTCCAGAACAACAGGTCAAGCTGGAAGACATCCTGCCACTGGCTTTCACCCGCCTTTGTGAGCCAAAAGAAGCTTCTTACAGCCTGATCAAGAAATATGTGTCTCAGTATTATCCCAAACTCAAAGTAGATATCAG ACCCCAGCTGTTGAAGAATGCCCTGCAGAGAGCTGTAGAAAAGGGCCAGCTAGAACAGATTACAGGGAAAGGAGCATCTGGGACATTCCAG GAGCGCCGACCCATCTGGTGCAGAGGAGCTTGTCCTGACCTGGTTTGGGAGAATGTTGTCTtgatgcttttctcttcctccttggAAAATAGCTGA